Genomic DNA from Salvia miltiorrhiza cultivar Shanhuang (shh) chromosome 1, IMPLAD_Smil_shh, whole genome shotgun sequence:
TGAAACAACCCATTCCTCTGTTCTTCCGGTATGTTTGTCTACTGTGCCTGAAGGAACTTTTTCTGAACTGTATTCAGACAGTTTACTGGATTTCAGAGTGTTGTGGTCATAAACTGGTTCCGTTGTCATTCGCTGATGACAAGTTGTTCCATCAGGGTGACTTACACGGACCACATATTCAGCCGATGGGTTTCCTGCTTTTTGGCACGATGTATCTCTAATGTTTGTCGGCTTGATTGGAAACTTTGCTGCAAGAGACATGAAAGCAGAGCTGCAGGCAAGGGGGGTGGGGGATAATAAAAAAGTGATCTATCAATCTACTATTCCTCATACGTCGTTATGATGGAAATCACCCATACCTCGATAGATGATCCGAGACATTTTGGGTGAGATATACTCCAATTACCGAGTCAACCACTGATCCTTTCCATTTGGAGAATCGTCTGTCTCCTGCCAAGATAAAATTTCATTCAGCTTATGGGTACACTGAAGTTATGCAATTGATGAGGTAGTATTATTCTGTGATCTTTATTGTAGGGTAGTCTTGAAAATATTTTACTTAGCCTTTTGAAGATATAAGGTTGCCTCGTAATAACTAAGTTAGAGAGATGGCCTCagtaagatattttatttatttatttatttatttttattttgattttgctTTCTTCCGTTCTCTTCTCGAAACAGTAAGAGATTGTTTGTCCTGTGCATGATCTGTAAGGAGGTAAAATATTGGTTGGATGGTCTGGAAAAGGCATAGTTATTAGTTGGATCTAATTACTATCAACAACTAGGtagttattttaaataaatacctTGGACAAGATGCATGCGGGCTATGAATGAATCCACTCGACCACGGAAgactcttctttcttcttcccaccGTTTTTGTTTATCCTCATCCATGGTTTCTGCACTCTCACTTCCTTCACTACCCATTAACAGGTTCCATAACCTATTTGTCTCTGGATCAAGGTCGACTTTGGGACGTGGTCGTCGTTTTTTGACTGGTTCAAATGCCTCGTATGGAACTACAACGCCATCTCCTGCGTATGGAACAAGAGCATTTCCCACTTCCTTACTGATCTGTAGGTTTTTCATACCATCTATGATATCATCAACTGAAAATATATTTCTCTTATATTCTCGTGAGCCTGCAGAGAGAACAGAGATAAAATATTTAGTTTTTGATGGAGCAAATTAAATTATACATAGACAGGAGAGATTGCTGGAAGATGTGTACATGAGTCATTTGTCAATTCATATCCATAACCCTGTATATTTCTGGTCTCCTGATGTACTACTCTACGTGTACTAGACATTTTGTTTTCTGGTGTCTTTCTGGTGTACTGCCTCTTTGCGGACACACGAGCAGGTGCATCTGACATCTCATTTCTTCTTATAACTTTAGGGCCTCCATGGGAAGTGAACAACATATGACAATTAGCAATTGCAGTAAGGGAGCTATTGTATTGTGCTTCAGCAAAAGGACGAGATTCTATGTCTGAGATTTGCTTCTGAGGCCCAACTCCAGAACTGATGGAATTCATGCACCAATAACGAGTGGCCTTGTTGCTTTCATAAGTTGGATTCATCAATGTGCTTATTTCTTCAGAACCAAAATATGGTATTCCACCATTCCTGCGTAATCTGTATGTCTGGGCATGAAGGCTCTTATTTGGGCTGCCAGTTTGTTCGGAGAATTTTTCAGCAGATGGATTGCCAGAAGGTATTCTGAGCCCATTAATTATACTCTCAGCATCCTTTGTACTGCTAACATTTTGCCACGATCTTATGCTTTCTTTGTTGAAGTGGCCTGTCTTAGAGACTCCATGGGAACATATCTGAGAGACAATCAGGGGTTGTGTCGGCTCAACGTAGGAACGTACTCTTTTGGGTTCTCTTTTCTCCATGTTACCTACCAAATCTTCCAGAAGTTGAGGCGTGCTCTGAAGCCTTGGTTGCCTTAGTCCATCCAAGTTCTGTTGTCCGGTAGTTGCTAGAAGAAGAAGTTGACTAAAGCCACCACTTGTATGATGATGTACCTGCCCATGCTTACCCTGCACATTACTTTGGTTTATATTAGTACTGCACGCATTTAGACTCCTTGCGATGACATTCAGAGTGTGTCCTTTCGATGTAGCTGGTGGGACTGTGGCTACATGTGGCACTGACTCTTGAGGTGGGATTTTATCTACAAAGGGGACAAAATTGTACGTGTGTTCTGTTTGTTTCTGTTCTCTGCAAATGTTTTGATGCACGGCCTCCACTGTGCATGTACCTTGCCCATTCAGTCCCGCACTATGGAAATCCAAACTCGAATTTTGGGAAGCATCACTCCCTTTATTATTATCCTCCTGGCGGTCAGTTTCTTTGCATTTGATTTTCTTTCCTACTCCATTTTCCAAGTCAAAGTTTAATGCTCTCTTGCATGATTTTCCTTGAGGTTGTGAATCAGGTACTGCAACCCCGTTTTCTGCATCAACAGATTGATTTGTTGAgcttttgatgtttttcttGCGCACATACTTCCTTTTGGTGGGAGGATCTCCACCGGGGTTCTTGTTTTCTTTGGCTGCAGGCTTTGGAGTTCGTTTGGGTTTTGCTTCCCTAACCACCTTGGGTCTGTGCTTTCTCCTTTTGGGTGCCTTTTGAGGTGGTGTGCCATTTAGATCAAATTCTCCGTTATTTCCACCAACAAGATTTTGCTTCTCCTTGGTTGCCGAAATGTCAGGAGATGCTGTACTCAGAGAATCAGAAACAAAATCACtatgctctctctctccaattTCAGCTTGTTCTGGCAGCATAAATTTATTATTGTATTCTCCTTTAGTTGAGATTTCTTCTATCAACAGATGTGGTATCTGACTGACCTCACCATTCTTCAGAAGTTTATGATGATCTGGTGTTGCTGGTCCTAGATGGGAAGGCATAGTTACGCTTGAGGAGTCCCCATCTTCCGATCTTTGTGGTAAGTCTATGTTGTAGCTTGGTCTGTAAGCCGCCGAAAGTCTACCTGCAAACGCAGCATTACAACCATCAGGTATGTTGGAGCTCCAAGAGTGTATTCCATTCTTTGCTATGTATAAAAAGATCGGCCGTTACATGCTTCTGTGACTTCCATAGAATGTACACCATAACTTTGTTCTGTTTCTTAAAAAGATTATGCATCTGTCATGGTATCAAGATCTAGTTAAAGAGTAGGTTGGCATGCAGTGGACATTAAAGAACTGAAAAAAAGTGCGGGTTTTGCATTGTGTATCATGAAACTAGGATGGACAGGTGACCTAATTCTAATACATACTTTGATTTGTTTCCCCAATTTTAAGCCAAAAGTAAATGGTTTCAAGAACTATGTGACATTTCAGTGTTTCTTTTGAACTAATTCATATTCATTTGAAGAACCATGTGACATATCAGTGTTACTTAGATAATTTATCAGAAGCCAATATGTTATTGTCTACTAATTTAAGTGCAAGATAAAAGGCTGAAACAACAAATATATCAAGAATATTTTACTCACTGCTTGGCATTTGTTGCAGGTTGTAATCACCAATATCCTGTTTTTGCACGGCCTTCTTTGCAGCAGAGGTTATTTCGTCTCCGTTCATTCCCAGGGCATCCCCTATCCCCATCAGCTCTGCCAAAGAATTAACCTTTCTAGGAGTAACCATATCTCCCACATTCTGCAGATGGGAGCCTGCATATCCAGCATTTTGGTCAAAGCTTCTGTATTTTTCGACTGGAGCAGCATCTTGTATGCCGTGGTTCCAGTTACTCTCACCGGCTACTCCAGCTGAGCCAGAACTGCAAGGCAGCATCTTAGTACACGTCTCAGCAGAAGCCACACCGTGGCCATTGTGCAGCCCCACGACACCAGCTTGCCCGATATTCTGAGGCACAGGAACAAAATTCTTGATTGGAGGCTCCACCTCCACCGGATTCATGCCTACACAGCTGTTTGGATGCCATGCCGGAGGCAACCCACAGCTTTCGTCCTGCAAAACACCGGTGTAAATTCCTAGCAAATCCTGCCAATTTTCGACTCCTTTATGATCCTGGTTCGATCTCTGCTCTACCGGCTTTTCTGGTGTCACCGGAGCCCAAACATCATGAAATCCCCTCTCCAGGTTCATCCTTCTTTTCCCAATTCTGGTTTCTTCAGCAGCCTATGCTATCTGTGTGTGATCCATATTTATCTGTGATTGCCAAAACACCTAAAAACCCTTTCTTATTAGGGAAAATTATGATAGAAAATTGAGAAACAATCTATCTTTAAAACAAATTTCCTGAAACAGATTCATCAGGAAGGAGATAGAAAAAAAGACCTGCATTTTTCACAGGTGAAAATCCTAGCATTTACTCCCACCAAATTCAATCCCCCAAACCAAGCACTGTTACTTATTATACCATATATTGTATCTATAGGCATGCCAAATTCACTACCCTATATTTCTCAAATTTCCTGCAGATAGCTCCCCAGAAACTGAAAATGGAAAAAACAGAATCAAACAGCCAAACTAAAAAATTGGAGACTAAATAGCCAAATCAAAATGAATTCAGGGATTTAATTCCTAGTTTAAATGTGAGTAAAAACCCATAAAGTCTTAAATGAAGATAATTTGATGTGATCCTTACTGATACGGGTTCTTTACTGTCAGAATTAAGAGGCGTGTTTATTGAGTTTAATTGGGTTTAAGGGGGAAAATGTGATAGAAAAGATACCAAGAATTGTTCAGTTACAGTCAAGCTCACCGATCTATAGATACAGCCGTTTTGTACGTATAGCCGGAGTGATGTGTTTCAGAACGAGTCAATGTCGGAGAGCCAAGTCAGCTCAGTTATAACAGTAttggttttagagagagaaagaggaaggagaggagagagatacAGAAGagtaataatatattataatatgaaaaagaaaaagaaataaaaggcATTCTTGTTATGCTCAATTGAAAATATGCATGGTTTAGGCAGGTACGAAACTTAATGCTCTAGGCCACTTAGGGTACCCCAACTATAGCCAATCCCACATTTAATTTTCAATCCCTACATTTAAGTTTGCACATTAGGTGATATATTTACATGCGATTTTGAGAAAGTATTCCATCCGTCCATGAATAATTTGTCCTATTATAAatggcatgagttttaataaaatgtgagtgaaattATTAGTCGAATAAAGATCCCACTTTAAATATAAGTGGAGTTGTGCAAACCCTACTGTGAAAGTgacaatttttttatgcatggaccaaaaaagaaattgtgtcAAATTTTTTATGAATGCAGTAT
This window encodes:
- the LOC131006236 gene encoding protein ROS1A-like, with product MNLERGFHDVWAPVTPEKPVEQRSNQDHKGVENWQDLLGIYTGVLQDESCGLPPAWHPNSCVGMNPVEVEPPIKNFVPVPQNIGQAGVVGLHNGHGVASAETCTKMLPCSSGSAGVAGESNWNHGIQDAAPVEKYRSFDQNAGYAGSHLQNVGDMVTPRKVNSLAELMGIGDALGMNGDEITSAAKKAVQKQDIGDYNLQQMPSSRLSAAYRPSYNIDLPQRSEDGDSSSVTMPSHLGPATPDHHKLLKNGEVSQIPHLLIEEISTKGEYNNKFMLPEQAEIGEREHSDFVSDSLSTASPDISATKEKQNLVGGNNGEFDLNGTPPQKAPKRRKHRPKVVREAKPKRTPKPAAKENKNPGGDPPTKRKYVRKKNIKSSTNQSVDAENGVAVPDSQPQGKSCKRALNFDLENGVGKKIKCKETDRQEDNNKGSDASQNSSLDFHSAGLNGQGTCTVEAVHQNICREQKQTEHTYNFVPFVDKIPPQESVPHVATVPPATSKGHTLNVIARSLNACSTNINQSNVQGKHGQVHHHTSGGFSQLLLLATTGQQNLDGLRQPRLQSTPQLLEDLVGNMEKREPKRVRSYVEPTQPLIVSQICSHGVSKTGHFNKESIRSWQNVSSTKDAESIINGLRIPSGNPSAEKFSEQTGSPNKSLHAQTYRLRRNGGIPYFGSEEISTLMNPTYESNKATRYWCMNSISSGVGPQKQISDIESRPFAEAQYNSSLTAIANCHMLFTSHGGPKVIRRNEMSDAPARVSAKRQYTRKTPENKMSSTRRVVHQETRNIQGYGYELTNDSCSREYKRNIFSVDDIIDGMKNLQISKEVGNALVPYAGDGVVVPYEAFEPVKKRRPRPKVDLDPETNRLWNLLMGSEGSESAETMDEDKQKRWEEERRVFRGRVDSFIARMHLVQGDRRFSKWKGSVVDSVIGVYLTQNVSDHLSSSAFMSLAAKFPIKPTNIRDTSCQKAGNPSAEYVVRVSHPDGTTCHQRMTTEPVYDHNTLKSSKLSEYSSEKVPSGTVDKHTGRTEEWVVSSQSSSGSMNYKASEDIRSSSESNSEVDDQVTGSNSREIHAPLNLFEEAGGITEFQKNQFQELGFSFLDTMLSNDHQEYENLANRDYPGVTSSTNAYTYPLTTNAQHNQGPDPTSEHTWQGMLMGAGNRDTDVFASLEKECTSSLTSTHCDTTSGTVTEELHNKAGRRMESRPMEQQTPSYKLQASTVDHEVLTKHLEKKMNLPIESESRDNRHFMNYKLGGMQETFQQESIFPTDTVKSAEALGQNPTDNQKLSENVTLEPTEMNTMHASNVQSSRISTKSTATKQKDEKEKEKSFDWDSLRKHAQSKGGTRGRSRDIMDSLDYEALRNADVGEISDCIKERGMNNMLAARIKAFLNRLVKDHGSIDLEWLRDVQPDKVKDYLLSIRGLGLKSVECIRLLTLHHLAFPVDTNVGRIAVRLGWVPLQPLPESLQLHLLELYPVLESIQKYLWPRLCMLDQETLYELHYQLITFGKVFCTKRQPNCNACPMRGECRHFASAFASARLALPGPEEKRVVCSDVSTNSSKSCGVVTEPMSLPPPENYIGSGPGLTVNCEPIIEEPATPESSIEDTERDIEDAFYEDPDEIPEIKLNIEEFTTNLKSFIQENKEIQEGDMSRAIIALSPQLASIPTPKLKHVSRLRTEHQVYELPDSHPLLEGMDRREPDDPSPYLLALWTPGETADSVQLPEGKCSSTESGMCNNKTCFPCNSTREAHAQTVRGTILIPCRTAMRGSFPLNGTYFQVNEVFADDKTSRDPIKVPRSLIWNLPRRTVFFGTSVSTIFKGMSTEGIQYCFWRGFVCVRGFDQKTRAPRPLKARLHLPASKIPKKNSENTR